A portion of the Pristiophorus japonicus isolate sPriJap1 unplaced genomic scaffold, sPriJap1.hap1 HAP1_SCAFFOLD_371, whole genome shotgun sequence genome contains these proteins:
- the LOC139250435 gene encoding reticulon-4 receptor-like 2, with the protein MPPLPPPLRASLLSPLPPPLLPPLLAPPPAPLPSPLRAPLPSPLPSSLLPPLPALPLLLLLLLGLPPAGAPCPALCTCYRSPLTISCQSQGFTRLPGPLPGDGARLFLQNNLITELPPESFPPGVSTLWLYSNNLSSIRPGALANLSLLKELDLGHNVNLRSLEAGTFSGLVRLQSLHLHRCGLTSLPNAIFRRLYALQYLYLQDNGLLYLQGDLFLDLANLSHLFLHGNRLRALGANSFRGLRALDRLLLHHNRIGLVHPWAFRDLPRLATLFLFNNSLAELPAAALAGLPSLRFLRLNANPWACGCRARPLRRWFSLFEGASSPLLCATPAGREGRDLRQLGEEDFRGCPGNNGGQARPGPKPDRSSSSSSSSSSASSPSSSSSDDGDDGVGLSPKDQGGLRNISSLSDSPRQQQEGPEADYWPDYYYDDGGLASSDPRACAGRRCWSNAATTPSASPTAFWIVPFPLWGLIVLRWM; encoded by the coding sequence atgccccctctcccgccccctctccgggcctctctcctgtcccctctcccgccccctctcctgccccctctcctggcccctcccccggcccctctcccgtcccctctccGGGCCCCTCTCCCGTCCCCGCTCCCATcctctctcctgccccctctcccggccctgcccctcctcctcctgctcctcctgggccTTCCCCCGGCAGGAGCCCCCTGCCCCGCCTTGTGCACCTGTTACCGCAGCCCGCTGACCATCAGCTGCCAATCGCAGGGCTTCACCCGGCTGCCCGGCCCGTTGCCTGGCGACGGCGCCCGCCTCTTCCTGCAGAACAACCTCATCACCGAGCTGCCCCCTGAATCCTTCCCCCCGGGAGTCTCCACGCTCTGGCTCTACTCCAACAACCTCAGCTCCATCCGGCCTGGAGCCCTGGCCAACCTGTCCCTCCTGAAGGAGCTGGACCTGGGCCACAACGTCAACCTGAGGAGCCTGGAGGCCGGCACCTTTTCGGGCCTAGTCAGGCTTCAGAGCCTGCACCTCCACCGCTGCGGGCTGACCTCACTGCCGAACGCCATCTTCCGCCGGCTGTACGCCCTGCAGTACCTGTACCTCCAGGACAACGGCCTGCTCTACCTCCAGGGCGACCTGTTCCTGGACCTGGCCAACCTCAGCCACCTCTTCCTGCACGGCAACAGGCTTCGGGCCTTGGGCGCCAACTCCTTCCGGGGCCTGCGGGCCTTGGACAGGCTCCTCCTGCACCACAACCGCATCGGCCTGGTCCACCCCTGGGCCTTCCGCGACCTGCCCCGCCTCGCCACCCTCTTCCTCTTCAACAACAGCCTGGCCGAGCTTCCGGCTGCCGCCCTGGCCGGCCTGCCCTCCCTGCGTTTCCTGCGGCTCAACGCCAACCCCTGGGCCTGCGGTTGCCGGGCCCGGCCCCTTCGCCGCTGGTTCTCGCTGTTCGAGGGGGCCAGCTCCCCGCTGCTCTGTGCCACGCCGGCTGGCCGTGAGGGCAGGGACCTCCGGCAGCTGGGCGAGGAGGACTTCCGGGGTTGCCCGGGCAACAACGGGGGCCAGGCCAGGCCCGGACCCAAACCCGACcgttcctcatcgtcctcctcctcctcttcttctgcctcctccccctcctcctcctcctccgacgatGGGGACGACGGCGTTGGCCTCTCGCCCAAAGACCAGGGCGGCCTACGGAACATCTCCAGCCTCAGTGACTCTCCGCGGCAGCAGCAGGAAGGGCCCGAGGCAGACTACTGGCCCGACTATTACTACGACGACGGAGGCCTGGCCTCGTCCGATCCACGGGCCTGTGCCGGCCGCAGGTGCTGGAGCAACGCAGCCACAACCCCCTCGGCCTCCCCGACCGCCTTTTGGATCGTCCCGTTCCCCCTGTGGGGCCTGATCGTCCTGCGATGGATGTGA